One window from the genome of Rhodococcus sp. ABRD24 encodes:
- a CDS encoding exodeoxyribonuclease III, with translation MPHIITTVNVNGVRAAARKGLLEWIEGSQADVVCLQETRASDKQLHETLAPAVDTGWHLASAEPSAKGRNGVAVLSRRPADAVRIGFGDDEFADAGRYIEADFDAVTVGSLYLPTGEAETPKQAEKERFMASFAAHLARSAESTAAAGREMVVCGDWNIAHTERDIKNWKGNVKKSGFLPGERAWLDSLFADGAWTDVVRTLHPDVDGPYSWWSYRGKAFDTDAGWRIDYHLTTPGLAERAKESRVERADTYAERWSDHAPVTVQFR, from the coding sequence GTGCCACACATCATCACCACGGTCAATGTCAATGGCGTCCGCGCCGCCGCCCGCAAGGGGCTGCTCGAGTGGATCGAGGGTTCGCAGGCCGATGTCGTGTGCCTGCAGGAGACTCGGGCCTCGGACAAGCAGTTGCACGAAACGCTCGCGCCCGCCGTCGACACCGGCTGGCACCTGGCCTCTGCCGAGCCGTCCGCCAAGGGCCGCAACGGGGTTGCGGTCCTGTCCCGCCGTCCGGCCGACGCCGTTCGGATCGGATTCGGCGACGACGAATTCGCCGACGCCGGCCGCTACATCGAAGCCGATTTCGACGCGGTGACCGTGGGCAGCCTCTACCTGCCCACCGGAGAGGCGGAGACGCCGAAGCAGGCGGAGAAGGAGCGCTTCATGGCGTCCTTCGCCGCGCACCTGGCGCGCAGCGCGGAGTCGACCGCAGCCGCGGGTCGCGAGATGGTGGTGTGCGGCGACTGGAACATCGCGCACACCGAGCGGGACATCAAGAACTGGAAGGGCAATGTCAAGAAGTCCGGGTTCCTGCCGGGCGAGCGTGCCTGGCTCGACTCGCTGTTCGCCGACGGTGCCTGGACGGATGTCGTGCGCACGCTGCACCCCGACGTCGACGGGCCGTACTCGTGGTGGTCCTACCGCGGCAAAGCGTTCGACACCGACGCCGGTTGGCGCATCGACTATCACCTGACCACTCCGGGTCTCGCCGAGCGTGCCAAGGAGTCCCGCGTCGAACGGGCCGACACGTACGCAGAGCGCTGGTCCGACCACGCACCCGTTACGGTCCAGTTCCGCTGA
- the trpS gene encoding tryptophan--tRNA ligase: MSSTAENTQTNPAAPAPAKPRVLSGIQPTADSFHLGNFLGALQQWVPLQDEFDAFYFIPDMHAITVPQDPKELRMRTLRAVAQLLALGIDPERSTLFVQSQVPQHAELAWVLNCITGFGEASRMTQFKDKAARQGSEQASVGLFTYPVLMAADILLYRPQRVPVGEDQRQHLELARDLAGRFNTRFGKTFVIPEPQIIKGTAKIYDLQDPRSKMSKSGPTPAGLINLLDDPKVSAKKIKSAVTDNEREIRFDQANKPGVSNLLTIQSALSGKSIEDLVAGYEGRGYGDLKSDTAEVLAEFVTPLRARVDSYLSDRTELDGILAAGADRAREVAARTLGQVYEKVGFLTSRG, encoded by the coding sequence ATGTCGAGCACTGCAGAGAACACCCAGACGAACCCCGCTGCCCCGGCGCCGGCCAAGCCGCGCGTTCTCTCCGGAATCCAGCCGACCGCGGACTCGTTCCACCTCGGCAACTTCCTCGGTGCGCTGCAGCAGTGGGTGCCGCTGCAGGACGAGTTCGACGCGTTCTACTTTATCCCCGACATGCATGCCATCACGGTGCCGCAGGACCCCAAGGAGCTGCGCATGCGCACTCTGCGGGCGGTTGCGCAGCTGCTGGCTCTGGGCATCGACCCCGAGCGCTCGACGCTGTTCGTGCAGAGCCAGGTGCCTCAGCATGCGGAACTGGCGTGGGTGCTCAACTGCATCACCGGTTTCGGTGAGGCCAGCCGGATGACGCAGTTCAAGGACAAGGCGGCCCGGCAGGGCAGCGAACAGGCGAGTGTCGGTCTGTTCACCTACCCGGTCCTGATGGCCGCAGACATTCTGCTCTATCGCCCGCAGCGCGTCCCGGTGGGAGAGGACCAGCGCCAGCATCTCGAGCTCGCCCGCGACCTCGCCGGTCGTTTCAACACCCGCTTCGGTAAGACGTTCGTGATTCCCGAGCCGCAGATCATCAAGGGCACCGCGAAGATCTACGACCTGCAGGATCCGCGGTCGAAGATGAGCAAGTCCGGCCCGACTCCGGCGGGCCTGATCAACCTGCTCGACGACCCGAAGGTCTCGGCCAAGAAGATCAAGTCGGCGGTCACCGACAACGAGCGCGAGATCCGTTTCGATCAGGCGAACAAGCCCGGCGTGAGCAACCTGCTCACGATCCAGTCCGCGCTGTCGGGCAAGAGCATCGAGGATCTCGTCGCCGGTTACGAGGGTCGCGGTTACGGCGATCTCAAGTCCGATACCGCCGAGGTCCTCGCCGAGTTCGTCACTCCGCTCCGAGCGAGGGTCGACAGCTACCTGTCCGATCGCACCGAGTTGGACGGCATCCTGGCCGCAGGCGCTGATCGCGCCCGCGAGGTCGCTGCCCGGACACTTGGTCAGGTCTATGAGAAGGTGGGATTTCTGACCAGTAGGGGGTAG
- the yhjD gene encoding inner membrane protein YhjD encodes MADDAPSFLDRQRAARPWLDHLIRAGGRYQQQKGDYYAAGITYFTVLALVPLLMVAFAVGGFLLAGHPEWLTEIQYQVSQNIPGGLGETINDLIDSAINARTSVGVLGLLGAAYAGLGWIANVRDALTAMWETTREPRGMIMTKLRDFVALLGLGLALVVSFGLSALSNGPVATRVIEWLGAENVTGIGVLVRIVSFAVGLLATWAVFTWVIARLPREPVTLRSAARAALAAAIVFEIFRQVGAIYLAVVSRGPAGVAFGPIIGLLVFSYLTARLLLFVTAWAATAHENLANAHVPPPDSAVIRPRVEVRRTPSVREALALAGAGALAAIGLAGLWKRRGD; translated from the coding sequence ATGGCGGACGACGCGCCGAGCTTTCTCGACAGGCAGCGAGCCGCGCGGCCGTGGCTCGATCACCTGATCCGGGCGGGTGGGCGCTATCAGCAGCAGAAGGGCGACTATTACGCCGCCGGGATCACCTACTTCACGGTGCTGGCGCTGGTGCCGCTGCTGATGGTCGCGTTCGCAGTCGGGGGCTTCCTCCTCGCCGGTCATCCCGAGTGGCTCACCGAGATTCAGTACCAGGTGAGCCAGAACATCCCCGGCGGGCTGGGTGAGACGATCAATGATCTGATCGACTCCGCGATCAACGCCCGTACCAGCGTCGGTGTGCTGGGTCTGCTCGGCGCCGCATACGCGGGGCTCGGGTGGATTGCGAATGTGCGCGACGCACTGACGGCGATGTGGGAGACCACCCGCGAGCCGCGCGGGATGATCATGACCAAGCTGAGAGACTTCGTCGCGCTACTCGGCCTGGGCCTGGCCCTGGTGGTCTCGTTCGGATTGTCGGCGCTCAGCAACGGACCGGTCGCGACCCGCGTGATCGAATGGCTCGGCGCGGAGAATGTGACCGGAATCGGGGTCCTCGTGCGAATCGTGTCGTTCGCCGTCGGCCTGCTCGCAACCTGGGCGGTGTTCACCTGGGTGATCGCGCGTCTGCCGCGGGAACCAGTGACGCTGCGCAGTGCGGCTCGGGCCGCACTGGCCGCGGCAATCGTGTTCGAGATCTTCCGGCAGGTCGGCGCGATCTACCTGGCGGTGGTCAGCCGCGGGCCGGCCGGTGTGGCATTCGGCCCCATCATCGGTCTGCTGGTGTTCAGTTATCTGACGGCCCGGCTGCTGCTGTTCGTCACGGCGTGGGCGGCGACGGCGCACGAGAACCTCGCCAACGCGCATGTGCCGCCACCGGACTCGGCGGTCATCCGGCCGCGGGTGGAGGTACGACGAACCCCGTCGGTGCGTGAGGCCCTCGCACTGGCCGGAGCCGGCGCACTGGCCGCGATCGGCCTCGCCGGGCTGTGGAAGCGGCGCGGCGACTGA